In Electrophorus electricus isolate fEleEle1 chromosome 6, fEleEle1.pri, whole genome shotgun sequence, a single genomic region encodes these proteins:
- the zgc:110222 gene encoding protein EOLA1 → MSLKVGCLSFRQPYAGLILHGVKSIETRWRPLLAEMKNCTLAIHIAQNDWEGDDWRNILTQTLRMKHSQVEELLESGERFGRGVVAGLVDVEETWYCPEDVPPEQMGELEKAACLTGLAQKYLTKLSNPRWLTEPLYSRGHKTIWTVNIPDHLLPPAPAEYK, encoded by the exons atgtctttaaaagtcGGTTGTTTGTCGTTCAGGCAGCCCTACGCTGGCCTTATTTTGCATGGAGTCAAATCTATAGAAACGCGGTGGCGACCTCTGCTGGCAGAAATGAAAAACTGCACCCTAGCGATACATATAGCGCAGAACGACTGGGAAGGCGATGACTGGAGAAATATCCTTACGCAGACGTTACGAATGAAACACTCGCAAGTTGAAGAGCTTCTGGAGTCCGGGGAAAGGTTTGGGCGTGGTGTTGTAGCAG GTCTTGTGGACGTTGAGGAAACATGGTATTGTCCTGAGGATGTCCCCCCAGAGCAAATGGGGGAGCTGGAGAAAGCAGCTTGCCTGACAGGACTTGCACAGAAATATCTCACGAAACTATCTAACCCACGCTGGCTCACAGAACCACTGTATTCTAGAGGACATAAAACCATATGGACAGTAAATATCCCAGATCATCTActgcctcctgctcctgctgaATACAAATAG